TCTGTCCTTTCCTAATCGTGAACCTACAGCCTCACTCTTTTAATTACCTTAGATCTCTTGTAATCTCCGACTTCTCAGATTCACATGGCCTGACCAACTGTCCGTCACATGCCTCGTCTGGATCTACCACAAGTTGCTATTGTCTATTCAATCttagtttattttaatttaatctttcttgtttttttttctgtcaTTTATTTAGTGACGCAGATCACGCGCCGagtcaaaaaaaatcaacaaaaaagaaaatgcGAATTCTGTGGATCGAACACAGGACCTCCAGATATCTTTAACCAAAGTATTCTTCAGTCTGGCGCTCTCCCAACTGAGCTAAATCCGCTTAATTTCCATCTGTTATAAGCCAACTTAGGAGTATGATACACTTAAATAGTAATTACCAAAACTTAACttaacaatcttattaacttaacaccagttaatacttcgaacttacgaatataattgttgttctttttaaactaaataactatataaaagaactataaatttatgtcttaagtctggaaaagctggcctttaaatacttttcaaaggtcaacgccagctttcccattttactttaattggacTGTTTGTAAACTTACTTATAAGGGTAGGAGTGCACAGTTTGAGTAATGCTGGCTAACTAGTAGAGATTATGCATTGAACCGATATTCACAGGTATGCAACTAGCAGTTGCTCAGTgttatgtataatttctagttagcaacttgtagatgagtataaagtcAATCTCGTCTACAACATCTTCCCCTCTTTAATTTGTATTCACAAGCGTATTGAAATTGTTTAACAACGAAGATTTCTTTGAGCTTGTTaacttattaaattcttctaaCGAGTATGTACAGGTTAGAGTGGGATCAACATCTTTCATCTTGCAGTAGTATTCGTGGCTTTCCACATCGTACCCTATGACTGCAATTATTTCCTGAGCACGTTGTATTCGTTCAATCGAGGTTCTTGGTAGACTTTTTGGGTACCTATCTTTGTCTAATACAAACTTTTTTATCCATTTTATATTGATAACCCTATGTTTCTTAAAGGAGGATGGTAGATCAAGTTCAACGGTGTTTTTTCCTATTTTTACAATCTTAAATTGTCCTAAAAATATGGGTTGGATCTTTAAGTACTTTCCCCCAGTAAAATATGCATCACGGTGAAGTAACACATATTCACTGAGTTTGTAATCATTGGCCGTTCGAGTTTCATTCGCATGTGATTCCATGTCCTCTTGTGATTGCTTGAGAAAATCTGTAGTTCTTAGAGAAATCGCCTTGATGGTTTTTGATAAGTCAACAGCGGATAGATTACGCGCCGACAGCTCATTACCAATGTCTAGTAATGGTTCGTTGGGTACATAACCTAAATCTACTTCAAATGGTGAAGCTTGAATAGAACGTTGGAATGTGGAATTGTAAACGAATTCAACCTGAGGGAGAAGATGGTCCCAATTATCTTGATCTTGTGAACGGTAACTTCTTAGTAACCGACCTAAGGTTTTGTTAACGCTTTCCGTCTGACCATCTGTTTGTGGATGATTAGAGGAagatagtaataatttgatgCCTAGTCTTTCTGTCACTTCTTTGTAAAACGAGCTGGTGAATCTAATATCTCTATCTGAAACAATCGTTCTTGGAAAACCATGATAAGCAAAAATAAACCGATAAAATAAGTCTAACGTACCGACCGATCCTAAGGATATTTGAGTGGCGATGAAATGGGCTCTTTTAGAAAACCTATCAACTACAACCATGATCATGTCGTTCTGAGATTGAGTAGTTGGAAGTCTGGTaacaaaatcaattgaCAATTCTAGCCAACGTCCTTGTGGAATATCTAATGGTTCCAGTTGTCCATCTTTCTTAGgtctaaattttttcataatttggCATTGTAAACATCCTTTGATATAAGTACGAATATCTACCGTCATTGAAGGCCAATAGTAATTAGGgcatattttattaatcgTAGTAACTTCACCAAAATGACCACCATGTAATATGTTATCGTGATAAATGTTTAGTAGTTCGGTACGTCTGGAGCGGGGTATACAGACTCTATCatcataatataatatttggtCATCAAACTTGTATCGAGCCATAGCTTTTTTGGACAGCTTGAGTTTCTTAATATACTTATCAAACAACGACTTATCAGTAGGATTAATCTTGACATCTTGAATCAAACCTAAATGTACCAAAACTGCAACGGACCAGGGGTCTTGGATCCAATCTTCATACCAATCAACTGGGCTGATTCTCTCTATACTGTTTATTGGAAATACCAAAGTTGgatcttcaatttcttcaattattGCAACTTTATTAACTTCGTTAGTggtaatttcatttttcgTAGCCGGTCTACTTAAGGTATCTGCGACATGATTAAGTGATCCTTTAATGTATTCTAAGGTGAAATCAAACTCAGCTAAGAAATCTAACCATCGTGAAATTCTTGCAGAGGGTTCTTTCTTATTTCTGTATGCCAATAAGGATATATGATCAGTTCTTAAGATGAAGTGGTGTCCATGTAGATAGTATTTGAAGTGTTGTAAGTTTTGAATGATATACAACAACTCTATTTCTCCAACCGGATAATGTGCTTGAGtagtttttgaaaaataatcaattacaCCAACAAGTTGTCCCAAACGTTCTAGTACCACACCAAGAGCGATAGTGCTAGCATCTGTAGAAAGACGGTATTCGTCACCAGGAATAAATGGGACTAGTACGGGTGCTGAgcataatttttgttttagaGTAATAACCGCTTGATCTTGTTTCTTGGACCAATCAcattttttagaaataaattcaataataggTTTGGACAACAATGAGCACTGGGGAATAAATTTCCTATAATAGTTTACCATTCACAGAAAGGATTGAGCTGATTTAATTGTGTTTGGCGTGGGCATACTGCTcgaattttttcttgttgtaCCATAATACCGTTTTTACCCAATCTGAATCCTAGGAATTCTACAGACTCTTGTAAGAAATGacatttcttctttttgcATACCAAATTTTCCTTCTTCAAGATTTGTAACACTTTGCGGATATCTTGAAGATGTGATTCCTTATCTTTCGAGGAAATTAGGATATCATCTAAgtaaacaaaacaaaacattAGGAATATTGCCTAATAACCGTTGCATGTATCTAGAAAAGGTAGCTGGGGCGTTACATAAGCCAAACGGCATTACTTTGTATTGATGGTGGCCAAAAGGGGTAGTAAAGCCGGTCATTTCTTCACTATCCAGATCTAGTGGAATCTGATGATAGCCCGAATGTAGATCCAGAGTGGTAAAAAGAGCACAATCGCCGAGTTTACTTAACAAATCGTCTATTCGAGGTAATGGAAAGGGATCCTTAACTGTAACTTTGTTTAACTCTCTGAAATCGACAACCATCCTAAAACTACCGTCTTTTTCTTAACTAATAGTACAGGTGATGAGTATGGAGATTTACTCTTACTGATAAACtgattttttaacaaatcTTCAACAATTTGGCGGCATTCTTTCTCTAATTTCTGTGTTAAACAGTACGGAGCTAAACGAGGTGGTCGTCCTCCCTCCTTTAAGATAATCTCATGTGAGTATGACTTAGTACCAGCATTCGGAGGAAGAGTATCAGTTACAGTAGTAGCAAAATCTTGGCGGATATCAGCAGGTAACAGCGTAAAGGAATCAGAGGCGAGGGTAGAATCTAGGGTAAGTACAAATACTTCGGCAAGTTCTGAACCATAATAATCAGGAATAGTGCCTTCGTGTAGACAGTCAACAGCTATGGATAAGGATTCAGAGGGACATACTAAATCTAAGAGGTCTTTCATAATAGGCTAACCGATCATGACACGTTCGGGTGCCACATACGCAGCAACCTTGAGTAACTGATCTTGGACTTGGATACGGCATGTAGTAGCCAGGGTTGATTGAGCAGATCCTGGAAGAGCACCTTTCCACTTAAATGGGGTTACCGAATAGGTGGGCCAGTGGTGTTTAGCAACTAGGGAAGCACTTACAAATGAGCTACGAGGATGATAAGATGTGGTGTTGTATCTGGAACGAGACGAAACACGGCGAGGTGTAGAGGAAATAGCCATAATGACATCACCATCGACATCGACCGTAGGGATGGAAtt
This genomic stretch from Henningerozyma blattae CBS 6284 chromosome 1, complete genome harbors:
- the TBLA0A08180 gene encoding uncharacterized protein (Ty like retrotransposon), with product MVNYYRKFIPQCSLLSKPIIEFISKKCDWSKKQDQAVITLKQKLCSAPVLVPFIPGDEYRLSTDASTIALGVVLERLGQLVGVIDYFSKTTQAHYPVGEIELLYIIQNLQHFKYYLHGHHFILRTDHISLLAYRNKKEPSARISRWLDFLAEFDFTLEYIKGSLNHVADTLSRPATKNEITTNEVNKVAIIEEIEDPTLVFPINSIERISPVDWYEDWIQDPWSVAVLVHLGLIQDVKINPTDKSLFDKYIKKLKLSKKAMARYKFDDQILYYDDRVCIPRSRRTELLNIYHDNILHGGHFGEVTTINKICPNYYWPSMTVDIRTYIKGCLQCQIMKKFRPKKDGQLEPLDIPQGRWLELSIDFVTRLPTTQSQNDMIMVVVDRFSKRAHFIATQISLGSVGTLDLFYRFIFAYHGFPRTIVSDRDIRFTSSFYKEVTERLGIKLLLSSSNHPQTDGQTESVNKTLGRLLRSYRSQDQDNWDHLLPQVEFVYNSTFQRSIQASPFEVDLGYVPNEPLLDIGNELSARNLSAVDLSKTIKAISLRTTDFLKQSQEDMESHANETRTANDYKLSEYVLLHRDAYFTGGKYLKIQPIFLGQFKIVKIGKNTVELDLPSSFKKHRVINIKWIKKFVLDKDRYPKSLPRTSIERIQRAQEIIAVIGYDVESHEYYCKMKDVDPTLTCTYSLEEFNKLTSSKKSSLLNNFNTLVNTN